One region of Bdellovibrio bacteriovorus genomic DNA includes:
- the bamA gene encoding outer membrane protein assembly factor BamA, with product MKKHTLSQLLCVLLVTSLTTVAGAQSTKRKKATAPKKSATATTAMSDSAAASSMTIKAIEITGNKKIEKDAILAKITSKVGATYSAAAVREDVEAIFKLGFFNNIEVDRQVSGREATLTYKVLEKPSITEIIYEGNSEVKADDIADASGIKAYQLLNMTKVKEAVEKIQKLYEDKGFFLAKVEAEVRDVTKDETVQLVFKVRENDKVKVKQITILGNKHLSDDELKSKMLTKEGGFFSAMSGSGQYKQEMFERDVQILRFLYYNKGYVQAKVDRPQVTVTPDKKTIYITLRVEEGEQYDVGEVDFAGDILFPRQELYEAIKIDDNGVFAYDVLQKDISELTAKYGDLGYAYANVIPRTAFNAKERKVNLIFEFDKGSKVYFGKINVVGNSKTRDKVVRRELKVVEGELYNETRRRQSLENIQRLGFFEEVNFKTSVDPERNDVMNIDIAVKERNTGQIQLGAGYGTSNGFTLQGSVNQSNFLGKGQNLGASLNMSGNSSYYSLSFTEPYFQDTLWSVGGDVYQSANTARNDYDEEHRGGAIRFGHPIAEYTRGYLRYKYDDTKLGAKSFTENNTTYSTDQDLFPLATANGVTSSITGILEYDTRNDRQMPTKGMLASGSYEYAGVGGDLKFTRINANYRFYRNLFWDVTWRNNLQYSRIDSLEGQDVPFNELYLLGGPYSLRGYRSYHVGKMKRSKQLYDRLINQGLSPAEADERSMRFYGGTQQAMFQTELQFPLVKEAGIMGAVFFDAGAADDVLTDQNYYMDTGFGVRWYSPIGVLRFEWGFPLNRDTIYHDATVFEFSIGPSF from the coding sequence TTGAAAAAACATACTTTGAGTCAGCTTCTATGTGTCTTGCTCGTGACGTCTTTGACCACGGTGGCTGGTGCGCAATCCACAAAAAGAAAAAAGGCCACGGCTCCTAAGAAATCAGCAACTGCCACGACGGCGATGTCTGATTCTGCGGCGGCTTCTTCCATGACCATTAAAGCGATCGAGATCACGGGTAATAAAAAAATTGAAAAAGACGCTATCTTAGCGAAGATCACGTCAAAAGTGGGTGCTACTTACAGTGCCGCCGCGGTTCGCGAAGATGTGGAAGCGATCTTTAAATTGGGTTTTTTTAATAACATCGAAGTCGATCGCCAAGTTTCAGGTCGAGAGGCGACGCTGACTTACAAAGTTTTAGAAAAGCCATCTATCACCGAAATTATTTATGAAGGTAACAGTGAAGTCAAAGCCGATGATATTGCCGATGCCAGTGGTATTAAGGCGTATCAGCTTTTAAATATGACGAAGGTCAAAGAAGCTGTTGAAAAGATCCAAAAACTTTACGAAGACAAGGGTTTTTTCTTAGCGAAGGTGGAAGCGGAAGTCCGTGACGTGACTAAAGATGAAACGGTTCAGCTGGTCTTCAAAGTTCGTGAAAACGACAAAGTCAAAGTAAAGCAAATCACCATCTTGGGTAATAAGCATTTATCCGATGACGAATTAAAATCAAAAATGCTGACCAAAGAAGGCGGCTTCTTTTCAGCGATGAGTGGCTCGGGTCAGTACAAGCAAGAGATGTTCGAACGTGATGTTCAGATTTTACGCTTCCTTTATTACAACAAAGGTTACGTACAGGCAAAGGTGGATCGCCCGCAAGTAACGGTGACACCAGATAAGAAAACCATCTATATCACTTTGCGCGTAGAAGAAGGCGAGCAATACGATGTCGGTGAAGTTGATTTTGCCGGCGATATTTTATTCCCGCGCCAAGAGCTTTATGAAGCCATTAAAATTGATGACAATGGTGTTTTTGCCTATGACGTTTTACAAAAAGACATCAGTGAATTGACGGCGAAATACGGGGATCTTGGTTATGCTTACGCCAACGTGATTCCGCGCACGGCCTTTAATGCCAAAGAACGCAAAGTGAATTTGATCTTTGAGTTCGACAAGGGCTCTAAAGTTTACTTCGGTAAAATCAATGTCGTGGGCAACTCTAAGACTCGCGATAAAGTCGTTCGTCGTGAACTTAAAGTGGTCGAGGGGGAGCTTTATAATGAAACCCGTCGTCGTCAGTCTTTAGAAAATATCCAGCGTCTGGGCTTCTTTGAAGAAGTGAACTTTAAAACTTCAGTCGATCCAGAGCGCAACGATGTGATGAATATCGATATCGCGGTGAAAGAGCGTAATACCGGACAGATCCAGCTGGGTGCGGGTTACGGAACTTCCAATGGCTTCACCCTTCAAGGTTCGGTCAATCAATCCAACTTTTTGGGTAAAGGTCAAAACTTAGGGGCTTCATTAAACATGAGTGGTAACAGCAGTTACTACAGCCTTTCTTTCACGGAACCCTATTTTCAAGACACTTTATGGTCTGTGGGTGGGGACGTTTACCAGTCGGCCAACACGGCTCGTAATGACTATGATGAGGAACATCGGGGTGGCGCCATCCGCTTTGGTCATCCGATCGCGGAATACACTCGTGGCTACTTAAGATATAAATATGATGATACGAAGCTGGGCGCAAAATCCTTCACGGAAAATAACACGACGTACAGCACGGATCAGGATCTTTTCCCCTTGGCGACGGCCAATGGGGTGACAAGTTCGATCACGGGTATTTTAGAATACGACACGCGTAATGACCGTCAAATGCCGACCAAAGGTATGTTGGCGAGTGGTTCTTATGAATACGCTGGGGTCGGCGGAGATTTGAAATTCACTCGCATCAATGCTAACTATCGTTTCTATCGAAATTTATTCTGGGATGTGACGTGGAGAAACAATCTTCAGTACTCACGAATTGACTCCCTCGAAGGTCAAGATGTTCCGTTTAATGAATTGTACCTGCTAGGTGGACCTTATTCACTCCGTGGTTATCGTTCTTATCATGTTGGTAAAATGAAACGGTCTAAGCAGCTTTATGATCGCCTGATAAATCAGGGGCTTTCCCCTGCAGAGGCCGACGAGCGTTCGATGCGTTTTTACGGGGGCACTCAACAGGCCATGTTCCAGACGGAATTACAGTTTCCTTTGGTCAAGGAAGCTGGCATCATGGGGGCGGTGTTCTTTGACGCCGGTGCCGCAGATGATGTTTTGACGGATCAAAACTATTATATGGACACAGGGTTCGGTGTTCGTTGGTATTCGCCGATTGGCGTTTTGCGCTTCGAGTGGGGCTTCCCGCTGAATCGCGATACGATCTATCATGATGCCACGGTGTTTGAGTTCTCGATCGGTCCGTCGTTCTAG
- a CDS encoding lysophospholipid acyltransferase family protein, whose protein sequence is MKLLAKLFTKIAIFFSAFYPRTWLRKSGWWVGFLWFDVFGFRKKIVLNNLKLAFPGWTDEERYRVGRESVYQLGYNFGEFFFIPSLTDKWIEKNVVFEGWENVEKARAAGKGMFFLTLHLGNGDLAANTIAMKGQPIHIITKTFKTKWFNDLWFSIRGAGGVQYIDAHSPNNAFEILKALKKNSALVFVLDQYMGKPFGVASTFFGHRTGTAYGLALFAQKTKAPVLPIYTFEGADKKLHIVVEAPMDTSVSVSEDKEESIQRLTQSFNDKLEEIVRKHPEQWMWVHRRWKDF, encoded by the coding sequence ATGAAGTTATTAGCCAAGCTCTTCACTAAAATTGCGATTTTCTTTAGCGCTTTTTACCCGCGCACGTGGCTGCGCAAATCCGGCTGGTGGGTCGGTTTTTTATGGTTTGATGTTTTTGGCTTTCGTAAAAAAATAGTTTTAAACAATTTAAAACTAGCTTTCCCCGGTTGGACGGATGAAGAACGCTACCGGGTGGGCCGCGAATCAGTTTACCAGCTGGGTTATAACTTCGGTGAATTTTTCTTTATTCCTTCACTCACGGATAAGTGGATTGAAAAAAACGTGGTTTTTGAGGGTTGGGAAAATGTTGAAAAAGCCCGGGCTGCTGGCAAAGGCATGTTTTTTCTTACCTTGCATTTAGGCAATGGGGATTTGGCCGCAAACACCATCGCCATGAAGGGGCAACCGATCCATATTATTACCAAAACTTTTAAGACCAAGTGGTTTAATGATTTGTGGTTTTCGATCCGTGGGGCGGGGGGAGTTCAATATATCGATGCGCATTCTCCAAATAATGCTTTTGAAATCTTGAAGGCCTTAAAGAAAAATTCCGCCCTGGTTTTTGTCTTAGATCAGTATATGGGAAAACCTTTTGGGGTGGCGTCGACGTTTTTCGGGCATCGAACGGGCACGGCCTATGGTCTAGCTCTGTTTGCGCAGAAAACCAAGGCCCCGGTATTGCCGATATACACTTTTGAAGGTGCTGACAAAAAACTTCATATTGTTGTAGAAGCACCTATGGACACGAGCGTTTCTGTGTCCGAAGATAAAGAGGAGTCGATTCAAAGACTCACTCAATCCTTTAACGACAAGTTAGAGGAAATCGTGCGCAAACATCCCGAGCAGTGGATGTGGGTGCATCGTCGCTGGAAGGACTTTTAA
- a CDS encoding TIGR02147 family protein, whose product MSLQKPVIFEYLDLTQYLCDYVKFRKSAQNDFSYEKWADELGFKSRSYLRMIIIGKKKATESFEEAFVRQALYSAQEIEYFHFLILYSQCKTHKERQLYGKKLVLLIHEVSGQKEVVSQFTFLSDPVLPRLLILLSFDDLARNPQGLAPLINKSSEETLNCLKELESLDLAEHREGVWISKNKKFKVPNRYGDHAVRSFHENSLQEAMKAFDLPAELRRFRGLMLPLSQDELTELFGMLDVFANEVLLKFQSDRYEGRRLFQLNANILPITVSQEEVLGPS is encoded by the coding sequence ATGAGCTTGCAAAAACCCGTTATTTTTGAATACCTTGATTTAACTCAGTACCTCTGCGACTACGTTAAGTTTCGTAAGTCCGCGCAAAACGATTTTTCTTATGAAAAATGGGCCGACGAATTGGGATTTAAAAGTCGTTCTTATTTGCGCATGATTATAATCGGAAAAAAGAAAGCCACGGAAAGTTTTGAAGAGGCTTTTGTTCGGCAAGCTTTGTACTCAGCTCAAGAAATCGAGTATTTCCATTTTTTGATTCTTTACTCTCAGTGTAAGACTCATAAAGAGCGTCAGCTTTATGGAAAAAAATTAGTTCTTCTTATACATGAAGTGAGTGGTCAAAAGGAGGTGGTATCGCAGTTCACTTTTTTATCAGATCCTGTGTTGCCACGCCTTTTAATTTTACTGAGTTTTGATGACCTGGCTCGGAATCCCCAGGGCCTTGCGCCCTTGATTAATAAATCCTCGGAAGAAACTTTAAATTGTTTAAAGGAGCTCGAATCTCTGGATCTTGCAGAACACCGAGAGGGGGTTTGGATTTCAAAAAATAAGAAATTTAAGGTTCCCAATCGTTACGGTGATCATGCGGTTCGATCCTTTCATGAAAACAGTCTCCAAGAAGCGATGAAGGCCTTTGACTTGCCTGCAGAACTGCGGCGCTTCCGAGGACTGATGCTGCCATTAAGTCAAGACGAGCTGACCGAACTTTTTGGTATGCTGGATGTCTTTGCCAACGAAGTGCTTTTGAAATTCCAATCCGATAGATACGAAGGGCGACGATTGTTTCAGCTGAACGCCAATATCCTTCCCATCACGGTTTCGCAGGAGGAAGTCCTCGGTCCTTCCTAG
- the lpxA gene encoding acyl-ACP--UDP-N-acetylglucosamine O-acyltransferase, translating to MANYKIHPSSVISSEVEIADDVEIGPYCLIQGKVKVGQGTILEGHVTLGSRHGVLEIGKNNHFISGAVIGGPPQDLSYKGEATKLIIGDNNTFREFTTVNIGTPKGGGVTRIGDNGLFMTYTHIGHDCQIGNNVVIVNGCHLGGHCEIEDSAYIGGVSALNQFTKVGKNAFIAGSSIVNKDILPFCRAQGNYATIRATNKVGLSRKGFPREEVSNIHKAIRIIIMGSHTLDEGIERIKTECTMTPNIEYFINFIRSSKRGIAVDRSPKGWQDDD from the coding sequence ATGGCAAATTATAAAATTCATCCTAGCAGTGTGATTTCTTCTGAAGTTGAAATCGCGGATGATGTAGAAATCGGACCTTATTGCCTTATTCAAGGTAAAGTAAAAGTCGGGCAAGGAACTATTCTTGAGGGACATGTGACCTTAGGCTCTCGTCACGGAGTTTTGGAGATTGGTAAAAACAATCATTTCATCTCGGGTGCGGTGATTGGTGGACCTCCTCAAGATCTTTCTTATAAAGGCGAAGCTACAAAACTGATTATCGGTGACAATAACACTTTCCGTGAATTCACGACCGTCAATATCGGAACCCCCAAAGGCGGCGGTGTGACTCGTATCGGGGACAATGGTCTTTTCATGACCTACACCCATATCGGACATGACTGCCAAATTGGTAACAATGTTGTGATCGTGAACGGTTGCCACTTAGGTGGTCACTGTGAAATTGAAGACAGTGCTTATATCGGCGGGGTTTCCGCATTAAATCAATTCACGAAAGTCGGTAAGAATGCGTTTATCGCCGGTTCTTCGATCGTGAATAAAGACATCCTGCCATTCTGCCGTGCTCAAGGAAATTACGCGACTATTCGTGCGACCAATAAGGTGGGTCTTTCACGTAAAGGCTTTCCCCGTGAAGAGGTTTCAAATATTCACAAAGCTATCAGAATTATCATTATGGGTTCTCACACTTTGGATGAGGGGATTGAGCGTATCAAAACAGAATGCACAATGACGCCGAATATTGAATATTTTATCAACTTTATCCGTTCTTCAAAGCGCGGTATCGCTGTCGATAGAAGTCCTAAAGGATGGCAAGACGATGACTAA
- a CDS encoding DUF3108 domain-containing protein — MRFSLAATVVLLLVLTSCASSSLKYEKTDELKKNKEFEDAVKIVKPNSEPETEASATPAPTPTPAPSKSSSKKSSGKKTTPTKKTTAVTSKKTADKAAASAPVAAAVRQPDIEDNEGFAPGSRRPWVDPFRVGEEVVHDVHYFKVSAGELRMKVEPFSKVNNRKSYTFAIEIKTSSLFNAFYSVEDRVETFVDYEDLVPRVFQLHVKESKQLREAKMLFDTEKNIAKFWEKKVTKEDGEEEKKQEWEIQEYAQNVYSAVFYMRNFKWETGKEYSFRVANDNENLVFSGKALRREVLDTKLGPMKAIVIQPNIVLKGKFKPIGENLIWLSDDDRKHILRIEAKIKIGTLISEVVSIKPGKP, encoded by the coding sequence GTGAGATTTTCGTTAGCTGCCACCGTTGTATTGCTTCTTGTGCTAACCTCATGTGCCTCTTCGTCTTTAAAATACGAAAAAACCGACGAATTAAAAAAGAATAAAGAGTTTGAAGACGCCGTTAAAATCGTAAAGCCAAACTCGGAACCTGAAACCGAAGCTAGTGCAACGCCAGCACCGACGCCAACACCGGCTCCTTCTAAAAGCTCTTCGAAAAAATCTTCTGGTAAAAAAACGACGCCGACTAAAAAAACCACAGCCGTGACTTCAAAAAAGACAGCGGATAAAGCGGCCGCTTCCGCTCCGGTTGCCGCGGCGGTCCGCCAACCCGACATCGAAGATAACGAAGGATTTGCCCCGGGCAGTCGTCGTCCTTGGGTGGATCCTTTCCGCGTGGGTGAAGAAGTCGTGCACGACGTGCATTACTTTAAAGTTTCCGCCGGGGAATTGCGCATGAAGGTTGAACCTTTTTCCAAGGTGAATAATCGTAAGTCTTATACCTTTGCGATTGAAATTAAAACGAGCTCTTTATTCAATGCTTTTTACAGTGTTGAAGACCGTGTTGAAACTTTTGTCGATTATGAAGATTTAGTCCCTCGCGTGTTCCAATTGCACGTCAAAGAATCAAAACAGCTGCGTGAAGCCAAAATGCTTTTTGATACCGAAAAGAACATAGCGAAGTTTTGGGAAAAAAAGGTCACTAAAGAAGACGGCGAAGAAGAAAAAAAGCAGGAATGGGAAATCCAAGAGTACGCACAAAACGTGTACAGTGCTGTTTTTTACATGCGCAACTTCAAATGGGAAACGGGTAAAGAGTATTCTTTCCGTGTCGCCAATGATAACGAAAACTTAGTTTTCTCGGGGAAGGCGCTTCGCCGTGAAGTCTTAGATACAAAATTGGGCCCCATGAAAGCCATCGTGATTCAGCCCAATATCGTGCTTAAAGGAAAATTCAAACCTATTGGTGAAAACCTGATCTGGCTTTCGGATGATGACCGAAAGCACATCTTAAGAATTGAAGCGAAGATCAAAATCGGCACCCTTATTTCCGAAGTCGTCTCGATTAAACCTGGAAAACCTTAA
- the lpxB gene encoding lipid-A-disaccharide synthase, with protein MDQVLIVAAEASSVTYAQRVLEMWKSQGRKIHAFGVGSQDMENIGFERLGKSEEMAVVGAAEIIAQYSHLKGVFDSLVAEAEKRRPKVAIVMDYPEFNLMLAKKLHALGIPVVYYISPQVWAWRKGRVKTIKKYCKKVFVLFPFEVPFYEEHGVPCEFVGHPLLDELDERLIDDPEYLKTHRNQCGIRDDEIVLGLMPGSRRLELRQHFQIQLDTARILSKKYPNLKIVILTAPTFSKEQMQDYLEDFRLPYILLKDEPFRMIHLVDMMLVASGTATLQVGLLKKPMVIMYRMKWLTGVFAKLIVRGTKYFGLVNLILNKEAVPERFQREVNPENLARLLDRYISEPEYKKQVVHDLAQLRQYLGDKGATQRVVAALDEYFT; from the coding sequence ATGGACCAAGTCTTAATCGTTGCGGCGGAAGCATCTAGTGTTACTTACGCTCAACGAGTCCTTGAGATGTGGAAATCTCAAGGGCGAAAGATTCATGCCTTTGGCGTGGGCAGCCAAGATATGGAAAACATCGGCTTTGAACGCCTGGGAAAGTCCGAGGAAATGGCGGTCGTCGGGGCGGCGGAAATCATCGCCCAGTACAGTCACCTCAAAGGGGTTTTTGATAGCCTTGTGGCAGAGGCCGAAAAACGTCGTCCTAAAGTGGCGATCGTGATGGATTACCCCGAGTTTAATCTGATGCTTGCAAAAAAATTGCACGCATTAGGCATTCCCGTTGTTTATTATATTTCTCCGCAAGTATGGGCCTGGCGCAAGGGTCGCGTAAAGACGATTAAAAAATACTGCAAAAAAGTTTTCGTCTTATTCCCATTTGAAGTGCCTTTTTACGAAGAGCACGGGGTTCCTTGTGAGTTTGTCGGTCATCCGCTCTTAGACGAACTTGATGAACGTCTTATCGACGATCCAGAGTATTTAAAAACTCATCGCAATCAATGCGGCATTCGTGATGACGAAATTGTCTTGGGGCTTATGCCGGGCAGTCGGCGCTTAGAGTTGCGTCAGCATTTTCAAATTCAATTAGACACAGCGCGGATTTTGTCAAAAAAATATCCGAACCTAAAAATAGTGATCTTAACGGCACCGACCTTTTCTAAAGAGCAAATGCAAGACTACTTAGAGGACTTCCGCTTGCCTTATATTCTTTTAAAGGATGAACCCTTCCGCATGATCCACTTGGTGGACATGATGCTTGTGGCTTCAGGCACGGCGACATTGCAAGTGGGATTGCTAAAAAAACCAATGGTCATCATGTACCGCATGAAATGGCTGACGGGTGTTTTTGCAAAACTTATCGTGCGCGGGACAAAATATTTCGGTTTGGTGAATTTGATTCTAAATAAAGAAGCCGTGCCGGAACGTTTCCAACGCGAAGTGAATCCAGAAAACCTGGCGCGTCTTTTAGATCGTTATATTTCTGAACCTGAATATAAAAAACAAGTCGTTCATGATTTGGCTCAGCTTCGTCAATATCTTGGCGATAAAGGAGCTACTCAGCGAGTTGTTGCAGCCTTAGATGAGTACTTCACTTGA
- the lpxK gene encoding tetraacyldisaccharide 4'-kinase codes for MRPYLRPLSYLYDKVVEVKNSLYRRKFFTVYHAPLKVISIGNLTVGGTGKTPVTDFCIKDLEKSGKKVAVISRSYRADAGSACWVDVSHPFAARYYGDEPVLLASANPQVPVYVGPSKWRTAEFAVSHGKFDVLLVDDGFQHLRLHRDLDIVILDATEDKENYAVLPEGRARESWGALERADVIVLSKCNLAKDEDLKEIESRLPSGKEVIHLGYQVNKFRNAGTKDVNLRSEFESKKLFLVSAIARPDVFEKMMREIGDVSKKSMHFRDHHQYTLADARKIEEEFKKSHCDYLVTTEKDAVKLKTLMNDSSLMWSASLEVVELGKKGRLHEVISQALH; via the coding sequence ATGCGCCCTTATCTTCGACCACTCTCTTATTTGTATGATAAAGTGGTGGAGGTTAAAAACTCCTTGTACCGCCGTAAGTTTTTTACCGTGTATCATGCACCTTTAAAAGTGATCAGTATCGGGAATTTGACAGTCGGGGGGACCGGAAAAACACCGGTGACAGATTTTTGTATCAAGGACCTAGAAAAGTCCGGCAAAAAAGTCGCGGTCATCAGTCGCTCTTATCGTGCCGATGCGGGCAGTGCTTGTTGGGTGGATGTGAGTCATCCCTTTGCCGCCAGATATTATGGCGATGAGCCGGTTCTTTTGGCGTCAGCAAACCCTCAAGTGCCGGTGTACGTGGGCCCAAGCAAGTGGCGCACGGCCGAGTTCGCAGTTTCTCATGGAAAATTTGATGTGCTTTTGGTCGATGATGGTTTTCAGCATCTGCGCCTGCACCGGGATCTTGATATCGTGATCTTAGATGCAACGGAAGATAAAGAGAACTATGCCGTTTTACCGGAAGGCCGCGCGCGTGAATCCTGGGGTGCTCTTGAGCGCGCCGACGTCATTGTTTTATCAAAGTGCAATTTGGCCAAAGATGAAGATTTAAAAGAAATTGAATCACGCCTGCCTTCAGGTAAAGAAGTCATTCACTTGGGATACCAGGTGAATAAGTTTCGCAACGCGGGAACTAAGGACGTCAATCTTCGTTCCGAATTTGAATCCAAAAAGTTATTTTTAGTTTCGGCGATTGCGCGCCCGGATGTTTTTGAAAAGATGATGCGTGAAATTGGCGATGTTTCAAAAAAAAGCATGCATTTCCGTGATCATCATCAATACACCTTGGCTGATGCTCGAAAAATCGAAGAAGAATTTAAAAAAAGCCACTGCGACTATCTGGTCACGACAGAAAAAGATGCCGTAAAGCTTAAAACATTGATGAATGACAGTTCGCTGATGTGGAGTGCTTCCTTAGAAGTCGTAGAACTTGGAAAAAAAGGTCGATTGCATGAAGTTATTAGCCAAGCTCTTCACTAA
- a CDS encoding EamA family transporter, whose product MPIRHVFIGILIAAIWGTNFIFIKMALQDIPPITLAALRFFLVGVPAVFFLPRPKVPWRQLMEYGWLMFAVQFGFLFLGMRWGVSAGLASLLMQVQVFFTMGLAVLVFKERPNFLKILGALIAFVGVGLVGLHSDQDVNLIGFVLILAASLSWATGNILVTVGKSFGAGGVGRLRGLSSLNGCCFAL is encoded by the coding sequence ATGCCGATCCGGCATGTGTTTATTGGAATTCTGATTGCCGCAATCTGGGGCACGAATTTCATTTTTATTAAAATGGCTTTACAAGATATTCCGCCAATCACGTTGGCGGCTCTCAGGTTCTTTTTGGTGGGGGTGCCCGCCGTCTTTTTTCTTCCGCGTCCGAAAGTGCCATGGCGTCAGCTTATGGAATACGGCTGGCTGATGTTTGCCGTGCAGTTTGGTTTTTTGTTTTTGGGAATGCGGTGGGGAGTTTCCGCGGGCCTGGCATCGCTTTTAATGCAAGTCCAAGTTTTCTTTACTATGGGTTTAGCGGTTTTAGTTTTTAAAGAACGTCCTAACTTTTTAAAAATACTAGGTGCTTTGATTGCCTTTGTAGGCGTTGGCTTGGTGGGTCTGCATTCCGATCAAGACGTGAATCTGATTGGTTTTGTTTTAATTTTAGCAGCTTCGCTGTCTTGGGCGACGGGGAATATCTTGGTTACCGTCGGTAAATCCTTTGGCGCTGGTGGCGTGGGGAGGCTTCGTGGCCTTTCCTCTCTTAACGGTTGTTGCTTTGCTCTTTGA
- a CDS encoding Gfo/Idh/MocA family protein: protein MTKLRAAVIGVGYLGNFHAQKYKNNPHVELVGVCDHSPAQADKIAAELKVSSFHRPQDLVGQVDLVTIAASTLSHFELAKLFIENGIHVNVEKPITATLSQAKELVALAKSKNVKLAVGHIERFNPSIIELKKYIKKPRLIELTRMATFKTRGADVSVLHDLMIHDIDLLLWLSGSEIESMTGMGSKLISNEMDIACVSFKMKNGVQAVINVSRVSSGMTRSVRIVQDEATYFANTGSLELEKVEKGPGGEEPVKITKWTVDKADALQSETNAFIEAVRENKTPVVTGDDGLRALQAIEDVGAMIEAAWTKS, encoded by the coding sequence ATGACTAAGTTAAGAGCCGCCGTCATCGGTGTTGGATACTTAGGGAACTTCCACGCACAAAAGTATAAAAACAATCCGCACGTGGAACTTGTGGGCGTGTGTGATCATTCTCCCGCCCAAGCGGATAAAATCGCAGCTGAATTGAAAGTTTCAAGCTTTCATCGTCCGCAAGACCTTGTGGGTCAGGTGGATTTGGTCACGATTGCGGCGAGCACTTTAAGTCACTTTGAATTAGCAAAACTATTTATCGAAAATGGCATTCACGTAAATGTTGAAAAGCCGATCACCGCGACTTTGTCTCAAGCAAAAGAGCTCGTGGCTTTGGCAAAATCTAAAAACGTAAAATTGGCCGTGGGCCATATTGAACGTTTTAATCCTTCAATTATTGAGCTTAAAAAATATATCAAAAAACCACGCTTGATCGAGTTGACTCGCATGGCGACGTTTAAAACTCGTGGCGCGGATGTCAGCGTTCTGCACGATTTGATGATTCATGATATTGATTTGTTGTTGTGGCTCAGCGGCAGCGAAATTGAATCCATGACGGGGATGGGCTCTAAGCTTATTTCGAATGAAATGGATATTGCCTGCGTTTCATTTAAAATGAAAAACGGTGTGCAAGCCGTGATCAATGTCAGCCGTGTTTCTTCAGGCATGACTCGTTCCGTGCGCATCGTTCAAGATGAGGCGACTTATTTTGCCAACACGGGCTCCTTAGAATTAGAAAAAGTTGAAAAAGGCCCTGGTGGTGAAGAACCGGTCAAGATCACCAAGTGGACCGTGGATAAAGCCGATGCCCTTCAATCTGAAACCAATGCGTTTATTGAGGCCGTTCGTGAAAATAAAACACCCGTGGTGACGGGTGACGATGGACTTCGCGCTTTACAGGCGATCGAAGATGTCGGAGCAATGATTGAGGCGGCATGGACCAAGTCTTAA
- a CDS encoding OmpH family outer membrane protein: MKNMMIALGLLLAASFANAESKIGYVDMQKAIQTTAAGKKAKAELEGEFNKKKKDLEKKEADLKKMGEDLEKKKSVLSEDALGKKQAEFQDEMLKYRDIVGKSQVEIQKKERELTAPILDKMKKVIAKLAKEKGFTVVLENSQMVLYAVPEADMTDDVIKAFDKEK, encoded by the coding sequence ATGAAGAATATGATGATCGCACTAGGCTTGCTACTAGCAGCTTCTTTTGCAAACGCTGAATCTAAAATTGGTTATGTGGACATGCAAAAAGCCATTCAAACAACAGCTGCGGGCAAAAAGGCCAAAGCGGAGCTTGAAGGTGAGTTTAATAAAAAGAAAAAAGATTTAGAAAAGAAAGAAGCCGATTTGAAAAAAATGGGCGAAGACTTAGAAAAGAAAAAGTCTGTGCTTTCTGAAGATGCTCTTGGCAAAAAACAAGCAGAATTCCAAGATGAGATGCTTAAATACCGTGATATCGTTGGTAAGAGCCAAGTAGAAATCCAAAAGAAAGAGCGCGAATTGACGGCTCCGATTTTGGATAAAATGAAAAAAGTGATCGCAAAGCTTGCGAAAGAAAAAGGATTCACCGTCGTCCTAGAAAACTCACAAATGGTGCTATACGCGGTTCCTGAAGCCGATATGACAGATGATGTGATTAAGGCCTTCGATAAAGAAAAATAA